One window from the genome of Leptospira ryugenii encodes:
- a CDS encoding YbjN domain-containing protein: MKRFLLISLLLSFAYLPLLPEPNKPNPPQAPSAAILTKIDQAELKKLLKESQIEIVEESENFLVLQLRDYRAALFLPTEYSLQFYSSFTSAKPRAELVNRWNQKMRYSRAYTDEEGRIILESDLDLTGGVTRENIKDFFKKFQLLLGQFSSSLTLQD, translated from the coding sequence ATGAAACGTTTTTTACTCATTTCACTCTTACTTTCTTTCGCCTACCTGCCCTTGCTGCCAGAACCTAACAAGCCAAACCCACCCCAAGCACCCAGTGCGGCCATTCTGACAAAAATCGACCAAGCAGAACTCAAGAAGCTTCTCAAAGAATCCCAAATTGAAATTGTAGAAGAGTCTGAAAATTTTTTAGTCTTACAATTGAGAGACTACCGGGCTGCATTGTTTCTCCCAACCGAGTACTCCTTGCAATTCTATTCTTCCTTTACCTCAGCAAAGCCAAGAGCGGAACTTGTGAATCGCTGGAACCAAAAGATGAGGTACTCACGGGCATACACAGATGAGGAAGGGAGAATCATCTTGGAAAGTGATTTGGATCTTACAGGCGGAGTGACAAGAGAAAATATCAAAGATTTTTTTAAAAAATTCCAACTCTTATTAGGACAGTTTAGCTCTAGTTTAACTCTCCAAGACTAG
- a CDS encoding WD40/YVTN/BNR-like repeat-containing protein, whose translation MLRLKCLVLIPILSVFIQCVPEKQEVDPATRLFALLYLLNRRDVSFQRVRFLNGKFFATGTLGQIYESTDGESWTKQNLPTQQLVYDIGFRNDVYTVIANTKYYESTNASTWNDISTTFNSTSGLYGIGNFLSSYSVAFGIYSFTATSGRWSDSSTLISSSAFSTSAGYFGSAANSNRLILVGSNASSRASILSSSFIVTTLVLSSSSITGISSVPSLRDVAFGSGTFVAVGASGTIVRSSSGLDWTSVSSNAVENLFGICFGDRQFVAVGSNGAILRSSDGSNWTKQTLESATSLASVAYGNGKYVAVGGSSIFVSSDGITWTSK comes from the coding sequence ATGTTACGTTTAAAGTGTTTAGTCCTCATTCCCATCCTTTCTGTGTTTATACAGTGTGTACCTGAGAAACAGGAAGTTGACCCAGCCACTAGATTGTTTGCTCTACTTTACCTTTTGAACCGAAGGGACGTCTCCTTCCAGCGAGTACGATTTTTAAATGGAAAATTCTTTGCAACAGGAACCTTAGGTCAAATCTATGAATCCACGGATGGAGAAAGTTGGACAAAACAAAACCTTCCTACGCAACAACTTGTTTATGATATTGGGTTTAGAAATGACGTCTACACTGTTATTGCGAACACAAAGTACTACGAGTCGACAAATGCATCTACGTGGAATGACATTAGCACAACCTTCAACTCTACCTCTGGCCTTTATGGAATCGGAAATTTTTTATCTTCTTATAGCGTAGCTTTTGGTATCTACTCATTCACCGCTACCTCTGGGAGATGGTCAGACTCATCCACTCTTATCAGTAGTTCTGCTTTCAGTACTTCGGCAGGCTATTTTGGGAGTGCGGCCAATTCGAACCGCCTCATCCTTGTGGGGAGCAATGCTTCAAGTCGTGCATCCATTCTATCTTCTAGTTTTATCGTAACGACCCTTGTTTTGAGTAGTTCTTCTATAACCGGAATCTCCTCGGTGCCGTCCTTACGAGACGTCGCCTTTGGTTCGGGAACCTTCGTAGCAGTAGGAGCGAGTGGAACCATAGTCAGATCCTCATCGGGGCTTGACTGGACATCTGTAAGCTCAAATGCGGTGGAAAATCTGTTCGGAATTTGTTTTGGAGATAGGCAGTTCGTCGCGGTTGGAAGCAATGGGGCGATTCTCCGAAGTTCTGATGGCTCCAATTGGACCAAACAAACTTTGGAATCAGCCACAAGCTTGGCATCTGTGGCCTACGGAAATGGAAAGTATGTAGCCGTGGGCGGAAGTTCGATTTTTGTCTCAAGTGATGGCATCACTTGGACTAGCAAGTAG
- a CDS encoding GyrI-like domain-containing protein: MGKARKEKIARAVTIAILFVMSGLIEPLVTTDSFTILGLLIRTSNAEDKAPKDIPAVYSKFYKEDFPKKLDLVRRFDPLYAVYFNYESDETGTYDFILGYAVQESQDPIYGLTKVQIPKQTGRYFAIQPGAPEDVVPKFWKEIWNRKEVHALRSFQYDWEEYSEAGIRVFLSST; this comes from the coding sequence ATGGGAAAAGCAAGGAAAGAAAAGATTGCCAGAGCAGTCACCATCGCCATCTTGTTTGTTATGTCTGGACTGATAGAACCTTTGGTAACGACTGATTCTTTCACAATCCTAGGTTTATTGATTCGTACTTCGAATGCAGAAGACAAAGCACCCAAAGACATCCCAGCAGTGTATTCAAAATTCTATAAAGAAGACTTTCCCAAGAAATTGGACCTAGTGAGACGATTTGATCCCCTCTATGCAGTCTATTTTAATTATGAATCGGATGAAACGGGAACCTATGACTTTATCCTAGGTTATGCGGTCCAAGAGAGCCAAGACCCTATCTATGGATTGACCAAAGTACAAATTCCCAAACAAACAGGTCGGTATTTTGCCATCCAACCAGGTGCTCCCGAAGATGTTGTTCCTAAATTTTGGAAGGAGATTTGGAATCGAAAGGAAGTGCACGCCTTACGGTCATTTCAGTATGACTGGGAGGAGTATTCCGAAGCAGGAATCAGAGTGTTTTTATCTTCTACCTGA
- a CDS encoding PrsW family glutamic-type intramembrane protease, protein MKELNIESIDYLLGLVSILPWVFAIWFSYSLPKTNKTRVMVLVALALGWLSTVIIIWLHPILWPQTDFTPKKKVSLLTSTAHLSFIEAGMMEETFKIGFILILSFLFAFRREKKEFRTEVVLIAAFVAFGFALTENIQYISREQSMRKFEMFLGRLTHSSNIHLLINVCFALFLLKSNAKKGKERLYYLLFAFFIAIMQHGVVDFLLIPGSIFGMWVATALFVGIWVWVVKDWRLYVKAQVEDKNTLIPASEYSSQSY, encoded by the coding sequence ATGAAAGAATTGAACATTGAATCCATTGATTATCTTTTGGGTCTAGTATCCATTTTGCCATGGGTGTTCGCGATTTGGTTTTCTTACTCTTTACCCAAAACAAATAAGACTCGAGTCATGGTTTTGGTTGCACTTGCCTTAGGCTGGTTGAGTACGGTGATTATCATTTGGTTGCATCCCATTTTATGGCCTCAAACAGATTTTACTCCCAAAAAGAAGGTAAGCTTATTAACATCAACTGCTCATTTGTCTTTCATAGAAGCGGGTATGATGGAGGAGACATTTAAAATTGGCTTTATCCTGATATTGAGTTTTCTCTTTGCATTTCGGCGAGAAAAAAAGGAGTTTCGTACTGAAGTTGTATTGATTGCCGCATTTGTTGCGTTTGGTTTTGCGCTTACTGAGAACATTCAATACATTAGTCGAGAGCAATCCATGAGAAAATTTGAAATGTTCTTGGGAAGGCTCACTCACTCATCAAACATACATCTATTAATAAATGTATGTTTCGCACTTTTTTTACTCAAATCAAATGCAAAAAAAGGTAAGGAGAGATTGTATTACCTACTCTTTGCATTTTTTATTGCAATCATGCAGCATGGTGTTGTGGATTTTCTTTTGATTCCAGGTTCTATTTTTGGAATGTGGGTTGCAACTGCGCTCTTTGTTGGGATTTGGGTATGGGTTGTGAAAGATTGGAGGTTGTACGTGAAAGCTCAGGTAGAAGATAAAAACACTCTGATTCCTGCTTCGGAATACTCCTCCCAGTCATACTGA